A region from the Paraburkholderia youngii genome encodes:
- the kdpB gene encoding potassium-transporting ATPase subunit KdpB, with protein sequence MTEHNATRSMFDPALLRPAIVDSFKKLTPRTQFRNPVMFCVYVGSILTTILWIAALGGQAEAPAGFILAVTLWLWFTVLFANFAEALAEGRSKAQAASLRSAKKDVMAKKLNEPHPKSPIRITTATDLRKGDVVLVETGDVIPADGEVIDGVASVDESAITGESAPVIRESGGDFSSVTGGTRVLSDWIVVRVTANPGEAFLDRMIAMVEGAKRQKTPNEIALTILLVALTIVMLLATATLLPFSMFSVEAAKAGHVVTITALVALLVCLIPTTIGGLLSAIGVAGMSRMMQANVIATSGRAVEAAGDVDVLLLDKTGTITLGNRQASQFLPAPGLSEEALADAAQLSSLADETPEGRSIVVLAKQRFNIRQRDMASLHAVFLAFTAQTRMSGVDLSPQGTPAGTHGREIRKGAADAVRHYVEANGGRFPNEVSNVVAEVARRGSTPLVVAEKGEQGARVLGVIELKDVVKGGIKERFAELRKMGIKTVMVTGDNRLTAAAIAAEAGVDDFLAEATPETKLATIRAHQAEGRLVAMTGDGTNDAPALAQADVAVAMNTGTQAAKEAGNMVDLDSNPTKLIEIVEIGKQMLMTRGSLTTFSIANDVAKYFAIIPAAFASTYPALNALNVMHLATPTSAIMSAVIFNALIIVLLIPLALKGVRYRALGAAILLRRNLLIYGLGGIIVPFIGIKLIDMVLAAFGWV encoded by the coding sequence ATGACTGAACATAACGCTACGCGGTCCATGTTCGACCCGGCGCTGCTGCGTCCGGCGATCGTGGACTCCTTTAAAAAGCTCACGCCGCGCACGCAGTTTCGCAACCCGGTGATGTTCTGCGTGTACGTCGGCAGCATTCTGACGACCATTCTGTGGATCGCCGCGCTCGGCGGTCAGGCGGAGGCGCCCGCCGGCTTCATTCTCGCGGTCACGCTATGGCTGTGGTTCACGGTGCTGTTCGCGAACTTCGCGGAAGCGCTCGCCGAAGGCCGCTCGAAAGCGCAGGCCGCGTCGCTGCGCAGCGCGAAGAAAGACGTGATGGCCAAGAAGCTCAACGAGCCGCACCCGAAGTCGCCGATCCGCATCACCACCGCGACCGATCTGCGTAAAGGCGACGTCGTGCTGGTCGAAACCGGCGACGTGATTCCGGCCGACGGCGAAGTGATCGACGGTGTCGCATCGGTCGACGAATCGGCGATCACCGGCGAATCGGCGCCGGTGATCCGCGAGTCGGGCGGCGACTTTTCGTCGGTGACGGGCGGCACGCGCGTGCTGTCGGACTGGATCGTCGTGCGCGTCACGGCGAATCCGGGCGAGGCATTCCTCGACCGCATGATCGCGATGGTCGAAGGCGCGAAGCGTCAGAAGACGCCGAACGAAATCGCGCTGACCATCCTGCTCGTCGCGCTGACGATCGTGATGCTGCTCGCCACCGCGACGCTGCTGCCGTTCTCGATGTTTTCCGTCGAGGCCGCCAAGGCTGGTCATGTGGTGACGATCACCGCGCTCGTCGCGCTGCTCGTGTGTCTGATTCCGACGACGATCGGCGGCCTGCTGTCGGCGATCGGCGTGGCCGGCATGAGCCGCATGATGCAGGCGAACGTGATCGCAACCTCGGGCCGCGCCGTCGAAGCGGCCGGCGACGTCGACGTGCTGCTGCTCGACAAGACCGGCACCATCACGCTCGGCAACCGCCAGGCGTCGCAGTTTCTGCCCGCGCCGGGTCTGAGCGAAGAGGCGCTGGCCGATGCCGCGCAGTTGTCGTCGCTGGCCGACGAAACGCCGGAAGGCCGCAGCATCGTCGTGCTCGCGAAGCAGCGTTTCAATATCCGTCAGCGCGACATGGCCTCGCTGCACGCGGTGTTTCTCGCGTTCACCGCTCAGACCCGCATGAGCGGGGTCGATCTGTCGCCGCAAGGAACGCCCGCCGGAACCCACGGCCGTGAGATCCGCAAAGGCGCGGCCGATGCGGTCAGGCACTACGTCGAGGCGAACGGCGGCCGTTTCCCGAATGAAGTCAGCAATGTGGTCGCCGAGGTCGCGCGACGCGGCAGCACACCGCTCGTGGTCGCCGAGAAGGGCGAGCAGGGCGCGCGCGTGCTCGGCGTGATCGAGCTGAAGGACGTCGTGAAGGGCGGCATCAAGGAGCGCTTCGCCGAGCTGCGCAAGATGGGCATCAAGACCGTGATGGTGACGGGCGACAACCGTCTGACCGCCGCCGCGATCGCGGCCGAAGCAGGCGTCGACGACTTCCTCGCCGAAGCGACACCGGAGACGAAGCTCGCGACGATCCGCGCGCACCAGGCTGAAGGGCGTCTGGTCGCGATGACCGGCGACGGCACCAACGACGCGCCCGCGCTTGCGCAGGCCGACGTCGCGGTCGCGATGAACACCGGCACCCAGGCAGCCAAGGAAGCCGGCAACATGGTCGACCTCGATTCGAATCCGACCAAGCTGATCGAGATCGTCGAGATCGGCAAACAGATGCTGATGACGCGCGGTTCGCTAACCACGTTCTCGATCGCCAACGACGTCGCCAAGTACTTCGCGATCATCCCGGCCGCGTTCGCATCGACGTATCCGGCGCTGAATGCGCTGAACGTGATGCATCTCGCGACACCGACCTCGGCGATCATGTCGGCGGTGATCTTCAACGCGCTGATCATCGTGCTGCTGATTCCTCTTGCGCTTAAGGGCGTGCGCTACCGCGCGCTAGGCGCCGCGATCCTGCTGCGCCGCAATCTGCTGATCTACGGACTCGGCGGGATCATCGTGCCGTTCATCGGCATCAAGCTGATCGATATGGTGCTGGCCGCGTTCGGCTGGGTATGA
- the kdpC gene encoding potassium-transporting ATPase subunit KdpC produces MKNLFRPLIVIFAVLTVVTGLAYPAVMTAFGQAAFHHQANGSLIEQNGKVVGSQLIGQQFDAPQYFWGRLSATSPMPYNPQNSGGSNLGPNNPALLDEIKGRLDALKAAGTDMSKPVPVDLVTSSGSGLDPEISPAAAAYQLERVAQARHLAPSDVQALVERYTTGRQFGVLGEPRVNVLKLNLALDEKKRG; encoded by the coding sequence ATGAAAAATCTGTTCCGTCCGCTGATCGTGATCTTCGCGGTGCTGACCGTGGTCACCGGACTCGCTTATCCCGCGGTGATGACCGCGTTCGGCCAGGCGGCGTTCCACCACCAGGCCAACGGCAGCCTGATCGAGCAGAACGGCAAGGTGGTCGGCTCGCAGCTGATCGGCCAGCAGTTCGACGCGCCTCAGTATTTCTGGGGCCGCCTGTCGGCGACGAGCCCGATGCCGTACAACCCGCAGAACTCCGGCGGCTCGAACCTCGGGCCGAACAACCCGGCGCTGCTCGACGAGATCAAGGGCCGTCTCGACGCGCTGAAGGCCGCGGGCACCGACATGTCGAAGCCGGTGCCGGTCGATCTGGTCACGTCGTCGGGCAGCGGGCTCGATCCGGAGATCAGTCCGGCCGCGGCCGCGTACCAGCTCGAGCGGGTCGCGCAGGCGCGCCACCTCGCGCCGAGCGACGTGCAGGCGCTCGTCGAGCGCTACACGACGGGGCGCCAGTTCGGCGTGCTCGGCGAGCCGCGCGTGAACGTGCTGAAGCTCAATCTCGCGCTCGATGAAAAAAAGCGCGGTTGA
- a CDS encoding DUF4126 domain-containing protein: MLESLSLAAGLSWGSGLRLYLTVLLAGVLERLGLIHLPNTLSALSSPWVIGAAAVLTLAEFLADKIPAFDTLWDAIHTFIRIPAGAVLAAGALGHADPTLLTVAALAGGTLAGTAHLAKAGTRALINLSPEPLSNVVTSTAEDGLAVGGVLLALFVPLAFLVLMVGFLLLAAWALPRLWRGVQGGFRGMATHMVSRLARSRHD, encoded by the coding sequence ATGCTTGAATCACTTTCGCTTGCAGCGGGCCTTTCATGGGGCAGCGGTCTGCGCCTCTATCTGACGGTCCTTTTGGCCGGCGTATTAGAACGTCTTGGCCTGATTCACTTGCCGAACACATTGTCCGCGCTGTCATCGCCATGGGTGATCGGCGCGGCGGCCGTGCTGACGCTGGCCGAGTTCCTCGCCGACAAGATCCCCGCGTTCGACACGCTGTGGGACGCGATCCACACTTTCATCCGCATTCCGGCCGGCGCCGTGCTGGCCGCCGGCGCGCTCGGCCACGCCGATCCGACGCTGCTGACCGTCGCCGCGCTCGCGGGCGGCACGCTCGCCGGCACTGCGCATCTTGCGAAGGCGGGCACCCGCGCGCTGATCAATCTGTCGCCCGAACCGCTGTCGAACGTCGTCACGTCGACCGCCGAGGACGGCCTCGCGGTTGGCGGGGTACTGCTTGCGCTATTCGTGCCGCTCGCGTTTCTGGTCTTGATGGTAGGCTTTCTGCTACTCGCGGCGTGGGCATTGCCGCGATTGTGGCGTGGCGTGCAGGGCGGTTTTCGCGGCATGGCCACGCACATGGTGTCGCGATTGGCGAGGAGCAGGCACGATTGA
- the kdpE gene encoding two-component system response regulator KdpE — protein MSDLSITVVLIEDEKQIRRFVRTALEGEGIAVYDAETGKQGLVEAATRKPDLVIVDLGLPDTDGLDVIRELRGWSELPVIVLSARTQESEKVAALDAGADDYLTKPFGVSELLARIRAHLRRRNHGGANESPQVRFGAVTVDLALRQVTRDGAAVHLTPIEYRLLATLVRHAGRVLTHRQLLRDVWGPSHVESHHYLRIYMAHLRGKLERDPAQPEHIVTETGVGYRLVGAV, from the coding sequence ATGAGTGACCTGAGCATCACCGTCGTTCTGATCGAAGACGAAAAGCAGATACGCCGCTTCGTGCGCACGGCGCTCGAAGGCGAGGGCATCGCCGTGTACGACGCCGAGACCGGCAAGCAAGGGCTCGTCGAAGCGGCGACGCGCAAGCCCGATCTCGTGATCGTCGATCTGGGCCTGCCCGACACCGATGGCCTCGACGTGATCCGGGAGCTGCGCGGCTGGAGCGAGCTGCCGGTAATTGTGCTATCGGCGCGCACCCAGGAAAGCGAAAAGGTCGCCGCGCTCGACGCCGGCGCCGACGACTACCTGACCAAGCCGTTCGGCGTGTCCGAGTTGCTCGCGCGCATCCGCGCGCATCTGCGGCGGCGCAATCACGGCGGCGCGAACGAATCGCCGCAGGTGCGCTTCGGCGCGGTCACCGTCGATCTCGCGCTGCGCCAGGTCACGCGCGACGGCGCCGCGGTCCATCTGACGCCGATCGAATACCGGCTGCTCGCGACGCTCGTGCGCCACGCTGGCCGCGTGCTCACGCACCGGCAGCTGCTGCGCGATGTGTGGGGGCCGTCGCATGTCGAGAGTCACCACTATTTGCGCATCTACATGGCGCACCTGCGCGGCAAGCTCGAGCGCGATCCCGCGCAGCCGGAGCATATCGTCACGGAGACGGGCGTCGGGTATCGGCTGGTGGGCGCGGTGTGA
- a CDS encoding methylglyoxal synthase, whose translation MSTRIALIAHDHKKDDIVKLAGEYVDTLARCEIVATGTTGGRISDAHGLTVERMLSGPHGGDLQIGAQLAEGRVDMVIFLRDPMTPQPHEPDINALVRACDVHNIPCATNISTARMVLDVLTLRLSGEA comes from the coding sequence ATGAGCACCCGCATTGCGCTGATCGCACACGATCACAAGAAGGACGACATCGTCAAACTGGCCGGCGAATACGTCGACACGCTCGCGCGCTGCGAGATCGTGGCGACCGGCACGACCGGCGGACGCATCAGCGACGCGCACGGCCTCACGGTCGAGCGCATGTTGTCGGGCCCGCACGGCGGCGATCTGCAGATCGGCGCGCAGCTCGCCGAAGGGCGCGTTGACATGGTGATTTTCCTGCGCGACCCGATGACGCCGCAGCCGCACGAGCCGGACATCAACGCGCTGGTGCGCGCGTGCGACGTGCACAACATTCCGTGCGCGACGAATATTTCGACCGCGCGCATGGTGCTCGACGTGCTGACGCTGCGCCTGTCCGGCGAGGCGTGA
- the kdpF gene encoding K(+)-transporting ATPase subunit F translates to MTWMLWLAGASTALLFIYLVYALLRAEDIE, encoded by the coding sequence ATGACCTGGATGCTGTGGCTGGCCGGCGCGTCCACCGCGCTGCTGTTCATCTATCTCGTGTATGCGCTGCTGCGCGCGGAGGACATTGAATGA
- the kdpA gene encoding potassium-transporting ATPase subunit KdpA — translation MNTNDVLQASLFIVVLLAAAVPVASYLGAVMDGSSSVVRFGAPLERLLYRIAGVDPSQEMGWKHYAIATVAFNVFGVAFLYVLLRVQGWLPGNPQQFGAMSVDSAFNTAVSFVSNTNWQDYTPEQTVSYLTQMLGLTVQNFLSAATGIVVVIALIRGFARHTAQTIGNFWVDITRVTMYVLIPMSMIIAALLMSQGVIQNFKAYQDVPTLQTTTYAAPKLDAQGNPVKDAKGNPVTVDTPVKTQTIAMGPVASQEAIKMLGTNGGGFFNGNSAHPYENPTPFSNFVQIFSILIIPAALALVFGRVIGDRRQGVAVLAAMTIAFGVCVFGEISAEQSGNPAFTALKVDQSANALQAGGNAEGKETRFGIAQSGIFTVATTAASCGAVANTHDSLTPIGGLYPMLLMQLGEVIFGGVGSGMYGMLVFALLAVFVAGLMIGRTPEYVGKKIEAYEMKMVSIVVLLTPLLVLVGTSIAVLTDAGKAGIANPGAHGFSEILYAFSSAANNNGSAFAGLTVNTPFYNWLTAIAMWFGRFGTIVPVLAIAGSLAAKKRIGVTGGTLPTHGPLFVVLLLGTVLLVGALTYVPALALGPGVEHLMMIGVQ, via the coding sequence ATGAACACGAACGATGTCCTGCAGGCGAGTCTTTTTATCGTCGTGCTACTGGCCGCCGCGGTGCCGGTGGCGAGCTATCTTGGCGCCGTGATGGACGGCAGCTCAAGCGTGGTGCGCTTCGGCGCGCCGCTCGAACGGCTGCTTTACCGTATCGCGGGCGTCGATCCATCGCAGGAAATGGGCTGGAAGCACTACGCGATCGCCACGGTCGCGTTCAACGTGTTCGGCGTGGCATTCCTGTACGTGCTGCTGCGTGTGCAAGGATGGCTGCCGGGCAATCCGCAGCAGTTCGGCGCGATGTCGGTCGACAGCGCGTTCAACACCGCGGTCAGCTTCGTGTCGAACACCAACTGGCAGGACTACACGCCCGAGCAGACGGTCAGCTATCTGACGCAGATGCTCGGCCTGACCGTGCAGAACTTCCTGTCGGCGGCGACCGGGATCGTCGTCGTGATCGCGCTGATTCGCGGCTTCGCGCGTCATACCGCGCAGACGATCGGCAACTTCTGGGTCGACATCACGCGCGTGACGATGTACGTGCTGATTCCGATGTCGATGATCATCGCCGCGCTGCTGATGAGCCAGGGTGTAATCCAGAACTTCAAGGCCTATCAGGACGTGCCGACGCTGCAGACCACCACCTACGCCGCGCCGAAGCTCGACGCGCAAGGTAATCCGGTGAAGGACGCAAAGGGCAATCCGGTGACGGTCGATACGCCCGTGAAGACGCAGACCATCGCGATGGGTCCGGTCGCGTCGCAGGAAGCGATCAAGATGCTCGGCACCAACGGCGGCGGCTTCTTCAACGGCAACTCCGCGCATCCGTACGAAAACCCGACGCCGTTCTCGAACTTCGTGCAGATCTTCTCGATCCTGATCATCCCGGCGGCGCTCGCGCTCGTGTTCGGTCGCGTGATCGGCGACCGCCGCCAGGGTGTCGCGGTGCTTGCGGCGATGACGATCGCGTTCGGCGTCTGCGTGTTCGGCGAGATCAGCGCCGAGCAAAGCGGCAATCCCGCGTTCACGGCGCTCAAGGTCGATCAGTCGGCGAACGCGCTGCAGGCGGGCGGCAATGCCGAAGGCAAGGAAACGCGCTTCGGTATCGCGCAGTCGGGCATCTTCACGGTCGCGACCACGGCGGCTTCGTGCGGCGCGGTCGCCAATACGCACGATTCGTTGACGCCGATCGGCGGCCTGTACCCCATGCTGTTGATGCAGCTAGGTGAAGTGATCTTCGGCGGTGTCGGTTCCGGCATGTACGGGATGCTCGTGTTCGCGCTGCTCGCGGTGTTCGTCGCGGGGCTGATGATCGGGCGTACTCCTGAATATGTCGGCAAGAAGATCGAGGCCTACGAGATGAAGATGGTGTCGATCGTGGTGCTGCTCACGCCGCTGCTCGTGCTGGTGGGCACCTCGATAGCGGTGCTGACCGACGCGGGCAAGGCCGGCATCGCGAACCCCGGCGCGCATGGCTTCTCCGAAATCCTCTACGCGTTCAGCTCGGCCGCGAACAACAACGGCAGCGCGTTCGCGGGGCTCACGGTGAATACGCCGTTCTACAACTGGCTCACCGCGATCGCGATGTGGTTCGGCCGCTTCGGCACGATCGTGCCGGTGCTCGCGATCGCCGGCTCGCTCGCCGCGAAGAAGCGCATCGGCGTTACCGGCGGCACGCTGCCGACGCACGGCCCGTTGTTCGTCGTGCTGCTGCTCGGCACGGTGCTGCTGGTCGGCGCGCTGACCTACGTCCCGGCGCTCGCGCTCGGTCCCGGCGTCGAGCATCTGATGATGATCGGCGTGCAGTGA
- a CDS encoding quinone oxidoreductase family protein: protein MVKAIRFDKTGGPEVMKWVDVEVGEPGAGEIRIRQTAVGLNYIDVYFRTGLYPLPLPGGLGMEAAGEVSALGSGVSGLKVGDRVAYVARPPGAYAQERVLPAAQVVKLPDAVSDEQAASVMLQGLTAQYLLRRTYRVKAGDTILIQAAAGGVGLLVCQWAKALGATVIGTVGSDEKAEIAKAHGCDHAIVYTRENFTKRVREITNGAGVPVVYDSIGKDTFEKSLDCLAPLGLFVSFGNASGPLPLIDSSEFAGRGSLFFTRPTLFTYIAKRADYEAMSAELFDVLSSGRVKTSINQRYALPDVGQAHAELEGRRTTGSTILLP, encoded by the coding sequence ATGGTCAAGGCAATCCGTTTCGACAAAACCGGCGGCCCCGAAGTCATGAAATGGGTCGACGTCGAGGTGGGCGAGCCCGGTGCGGGCGAGATCCGCATTCGCCAGACGGCGGTCGGCCTCAATTACATCGACGTGTATTTCCGCACCGGCCTGTATCCGCTGCCGCTGCCGGGCGGGCTCGGCATGGAGGCGGCCGGCGAGGTCAGCGCGCTCGGCTCGGGCGTGAGCGGTCTGAAGGTCGGCGATCGCGTTGCGTATGTCGCGCGGCCGCCCGGCGCGTACGCGCAGGAGCGCGTGCTGCCGGCCGCGCAGGTCGTCAAGCTGCCCGATGCGGTCAGCGACGAGCAGGCCGCGTCGGTGATGCTGCAAGGCTTGACCGCGCAGTATCTGCTGCGCCGCACGTATCGGGTGAAGGCCGGCGACACGATCCTGATTCAGGCCGCGGCGGGCGGCGTCGGCCTTCTCGTGTGCCAGTGGGCGAAGGCGCTCGGCGCGACGGTGATCGGCACGGTCGGTTCCGACGAAAAAGCCGAGATCGCGAAAGCGCACGGCTGCGATCACGCGATCGTCTATACGCGCGAAAACTTCACGAAGCGCGTACGCGAGATCACCAACGGCGCGGGCGTGCCGGTCGTCTACGATTCGATCGGCAAGGACACCTTCGAAAAGTCGCTCGACTGTCTCGCGCCGCTCGGCCTGTTCGTGAGCTTCGGCAACGCGTCGGGTCCGCTGCCGCTGATCGACTCGTCGGAATTCGCAGGACGCGGTTCGCTGTTCTTTACGCGCCCGACGCTTTTCACCTACATCGCGAAACGCGCCGATTACGAGGCGATGTCGGCCGAGTTGTTCGACGTGCTGAGCTCGGGCAGGGTCAAGACGAGCATCAATCAGCGCTATGCGCTGCCGGATGTCGGCCAGGCGCATGCGGAGCTCGAAGGGCGCCGCACGACGGGGTCGACGATCCTGCTTCCGTAA
- the sugE gene encoding quaternary ammonium compound efflux SMR transporter SugE, whose translation MSWFLLLIAGLLEVAWAAGLKTSESFTRFWPSVFTVVTALGSFALLALAMRQLPLGTAYAVWTGIGAVGAFIFGVVMMGEALTLARVASASLIVIGLVGLKLSSGH comes from the coding sequence ATGTCCTGGTTTCTTCTGTTGATCGCCGGTTTGCTCGAAGTCGCGTGGGCGGCCGGTCTCAAAACTTCCGAAAGTTTCACCCGTTTCTGGCCGTCCGTCTTCACGGTCGTGACCGCGCTCGGCAGCTTCGCGCTGCTCGCGCTCGCGATGCGGCAACTGCCGCTCGGCACGGCCTATGCGGTGTGGACAGGAATTGGCGCGGTCGGCGCGTTCATTTTCGGCGTCGTGATGATGGGCGAGGCGCTGACGCTCGCGCGCGTCGCCAGTGCGTCGCTGATCGTGATCGGCCTCGTCGGGCTGAAGCTGTCGTCGGGGCACTGA
- a CDS encoding potassium ABC transporter ATPase, whose translation MDVLYVGGLALFAVLTFALIGGCEKLMQFRRGQGVR comes from the coding sequence ATGGATGTGTTGTATGTCGGTGGCCTGGCGCTGTTTGCCGTGCTGACCTTTGCGCTGATTGGCGGCTGCGAGAAGCTGATGCAGTTCCGTCGCGGACAGGGAGTGCGCTGA
- a CDS encoding DUF4118 domain-containing protein, with protein MNRPDPDELLDKLQRDEEKRLRGRLKIFFGASAGVGKTYAMLQAARRRKEEGVDVLVGIAETHGRGETAALLAGLDVLPLAHIEYRGRKLGEFDLDAALARKPQLILVDELAHSNVQGARHLKRWQDVYELLDAGIDVYTTVNVQHLESLNDVVGQITGIRVWETVPDRVFDHADEVTLVDLPAEELLDRMRDGKVYMAQQAERAVRNFFRKGNLIALRELALRRTADRVDAQMREYRADRSIQRIWQARERLLVCVGPGPEAPALVRSAARLAASLKADWLAVYVETPALQRLPDARRARTLNALKLAAELGAETATLAATDALDALIGYAQARNVSKLVAGASSRTGVSRWLRRPLGERIAEKSGDLDLTLIRVSSERDGGEQRHLLNTTANAWREALSAARERRSPPRAYAFALAIGAAITLLSSQLIDRIDLTNLVMLYLLGVIFTAVKLGRGPGVVLSFASVAAFDFFFVPPRMSLSVSDTQYLLTFFGMLLTSLVISHLTSSLRREASVARRREQRTGAMYEMARELAAALATEQIVGIGTRHVSEVFGARVAILLPDSADQVKQKIEDPDPAITLEGDALDLDVGQWVYDQQKPAGHGTDTLPAAAALYLPLKAPMRTRGVLAVVVRDERELTVPEQRRMLDAFAAQIALALERVHYVDIARDALVNMESERLRNSLLSAISHDLRTPLTTIVGFSSMLAQGQRGQGPTDPQSAARRNDELVDAIHEEALRMTDIVTNLLDMARLQAGSLQLNQQWTLLEETVGAALRACKRVLADHPVQVTLPADLPLLHLDAVLMERLFSNLFENAAKYTASGTPLVIGAQQIDADGAPFVRVTIDDNGPGLPAGMEARVFEKFTRGEKESAKPGIGLGLAICRAIVEAHGGTIGALNRTAADGHIEGARFWFTLPVKTPPDAPETFDTLEDEGAAAAAADLNPLTRPAHE; from the coding sequence ATGAACCGCCCCGATCCTGACGAACTGCTCGACAAGCTGCAGCGCGACGAAGAAAAGCGCCTGCGCGGCAGGCTGAAAATTTTCTTTGGCGCGTCGGCAGGAGTCGGCAAAACCTACGCGATGTTGCAGGCCGCGCGCCGCCGCAAGGAAGAGGGTGTCGACGTGCTGGTCGGCATCGCCGAAACGCACGGGCGCGGCGAAACCGCCGCGTTGCTCGCGGGGCTCGACGTGCTGCCGCTCGCGCATATCGAGTATCGCGGCCGCAAGCTCGGCGAGTTCGATCTCGACGCCGCGCTCGCGCGCAAGCCGCAACTGATCCTCGTCGACGAACTCGCGCATTCGAACGTGCAGGGCGCGCGCCATCTGAAGCGCTGGCAGGACGTCTACGAACTGCTCGACGCCGGCATCGACGTCTATACGACCGTCAACGTGCAGCACCTGGAGAGCCTGAACGACGTGGTTGGCCAGATCACCGGCATCCGCGTGTGGGAAACCGTGCCCGATCGCGTGTTCGATCATGCCGACGAAGTCACGCTCGTCGATCTGCCGGCCGAGGAACTGCTCGACCGCATGCGCGACGGCAAGGTGTACATGGCGCAGCAGGCCGAGCGCGCGGTGCGCAACTTCTTTCGCAAGGGCAACCTGATCGCGCTGCGCGAACTGGCACTGCGCCGCACCGCCGATCGCGTCGATGCGCAGATGCGCGAGTACCGCGCCGATCGTTCGATCCAGCGCATCTGGCAGGCGCGTGAGCGGCTGCTGGTGTGCGTGGGTCCTGGTCCCGAAGCGCCGGCGCTGGTGCGCTCGGCGGCGCGCCTCGCCGCGAGCCTGAAGGCCGACTGGCTCGCGGTCTATGTCGAAACGCCCGCGTTGCAGCGTCTGCCCGACGCGCGCCGCGCACGCACGCTGAACGCGCTGAAGCTCGCCGCCGAACTCGGCGCCGAAACCGCGACGCTCGCCGCCACCGATGCGCTCGACGCGTTGATCGGTTACGCGCAGGCGCGCAACGTATCGAAGCTGGTGGCGGGCGCATCGTCGCGCACGGGCGTGAGCCGCTGGCTGCGCCGGCCGCTCGGCGAGCGCATCGCCGAGAAGAGCGGCGATCTTGATCTCACGCTGATTCGCGTGTCGTCGGAGCGCGACGGCGGCGAACAGCGCCATCTGTTGAACACGACCGCGAACGCGTGGCGCGAGGCGTTGAGCGCGGCGCGCGAGCGTCGCTCGCCGCCGCGCGCGTATGCGTTCGCGCTCGCGATCGGCGCGGCGATCACGCTGCTGTCGAGCCAGCTGATCGACCGCATCGATCTGACCAACCTGGTAATGCTGTATCTGCTCGGCGTGATCTTCACCGCGGTGAAGCTCGGGCGCGGGCCGGGCGTCGTGCTGTCGTTCGCGAGCGTCGCCGCGTTCGATTTCTTCTTCGTGCCGCCGCGCATGTCACTGTCGGTGTCCGATACGCAGTACCTGCTGACGTTCTTTGGCATGCTGCTGACATCGCTCGTGATCAGCCATCTGACTTCGAGCCTGCGCCGCGAGGCGAGCGTCGCGCGACGCCGCGAGCAGCGCACCGGCGCGATGTACGAGATGGCGCGCGAGCTCGCCGCGGCGCTTGCGACCGAGCAGATCGTCGGCATCGGCACGCGGCACGTGAGCGAGGTGTTCGGCGCGCGTGTCGCGATCCTGCTGCCCGACAGCGCCGATCAGGTCAAACAGAAAATCGAGGACCCCGACCCGGCGATCACGCTCGAAGGCGACGCGCTCGACCTCGACGTCGGCCAGTGGGTCTACGATCAGCAGAAGCCGGCCGGCCACGGCACCGACACGCTGCCGGCCGCCGCGGCGCTGTATCTGCCGCTAAAGGCGCCGATGCGCACACGCGGCGTGCTCGCGGTCGTCGTGCGTGACGAGCGCGAGCTGACCGTGCCGGAACAGCGGCGCATGCTCGATGCGTTCGCCGCGCAGATCGCGCTCGCGCTCGAACGCGTGCATTACGTCGATATCGCGCGCGATGCGCTCGTCAACATGGAGTCGGAACGGCTTCGCAATTCGCTGCTGTCGGCGATATCGCACGATCTGCGCACGCCGCTGACGACGATCGTCGGGTTTTCATCGATGCTCGCTCAGGGGCAGCGAGGGCAGGGGCCGACCGACCCGCAATCCGCAGCGCGTCGTAACGACGAACTCGTCGATGCAATCCACGAAGAAGCGCTGCGCATGACCGACATCGTCACGAATCTGCTCGACATGGCGCGCCTGCAGGCCGGCAGCTTGCAGCTGAACCAGCAATGGACGCTGCTCGAGGAGACCGTCGGCGCCGCGCTGCGCGCGTGCAAGCGCGTGCTCGCCGATCATCCGGTGCAGGTCACGCTGCCCGCCGATCTGCCGCTGCTGCATCTCGACGCGGTGCTGATGGAGCGGCTGTTCTCGAACCTGTTCGAGAACGCGGCCAAATACACGGCGTCCGGCACGCCGCTCGTGATCGGCGCGCAGCAGATCGACGCGGATGGCGCGCCGTTCGTGCGCGTGACGATCGACGACAACGGCCCCGGCCTGCCCGCCGGCATGGAAGCGCGCGTGTTCGAGAAGTTCACGCGCGGCGAGAAGGAATCGGCGAAACCGGGCATCGGCCTTGGCCTCGCGATCTGCCGCGCGATCGTCGAGGCGCACGGCGGTACAATCGGCGCGCTCAACCGGACGGCCGCGGATGGCCACATCGAGGGCGCGCGCTTCTGGTTCACGCTGCCGGTCAAGACGCCGCCCGACGCGCCCGAGACGTTCGATACGCTCGAAGACGAAGGCGCCGCCGCCGCCGCCGCCGACCTCAATCCGCTCACCCGACCCGCCCATGAGTGA